In Pectobacterium brasiliense, a single genomic region encodes these proteins:
- the mqo gene encoding malate dehydrogenase (quinone), translating to MKKLLAMFFCLSVVVSAPLAMAEEAKTTEKTTDVVLIGGGIMSSTLGVYLQELQPDWSIDMVERMDNVAEESSNGWNNAGTGHSAFMELNYTPDNPDGPINISKALEITEAFEVSRQFWSYQVKNGVLNNPHSFINSVPHIAFVWGDENTAFLKHRYDAMQHSTLYRGMEFSDDPNTIKEWAPLVMEGRDPAQKIAATRMPIGTDVNYGEITRQLVGAMKTKSNFALHLNSEVRDIKRNADNTWSVTYADLKNGEKESVIKAKFVFIGAGGAALPLLQKSGIPEADLYGGFPVGGEFLVTENPEIVKRHMAKVYGKASVGAPPMSVPHLDTRIFDGKPVLLFGPFATFSSKFLKNGSLWDLIGSVTFSNVMPMTHVGLDNFDLVKYLVGQVMMDDDDRFASLQEYFPNAKKEDWRLTIAGQRVQVIKKDDDKGGVLKLGTEIVSSQDGSIAALLGASPGASTAAPIMLSLLEKVFKDKVATPEWQGKLKEIIPSYGQKLDGNIEMTNKIRSYTSSTLDLDYIEVKPE from the coding sequence ATGAAAAAACTACTTGCTATGTTCTTCTGCCTCAGCGTGGTGGTTAGCGCCCCACTGGCGATGGCTGAAGAGGCTAAAACGACAGAGAAGACAACGGATGTGGTACTGATCGGCGGGGGCATTATGAGCTCTACGCTGGGCGTGTATTTACAGGAGCTGCAACCAGACTGGTCTATCGACATGGTTGAGCGAATGGATAATGTGGCGGAAGAGAGCTCGAACGGCTGGAATAATGCCGGTACGGGTCACTCTGCTTTCATGGAACTCAACTACACGCCGGATAATCCCGACGGCCCAATCAACATCAGCAAAGCGCTGGAAATTACCGAAGCGTTTGAAGTCTCGCGCCAGTTCTGGTCCTATCAGGTGAAAAACGGCGTGCTGAATAATCCGCACTCTTTCATCAATAGCGTGCCGCACATCGCCTTTGTCTGGGGTGATGAGAACACCGCGTTCCTGAAGCACCGCTATGATGCGATGCAGCACAGCACGCTGTACCGTGGCATGGAGTTCTCTGACGATCCCAATACGATCAAAGAGTGGGCGCCGTTGGTGATGGAAGGTCGCGATCCGGCTCAGAAAATTGCGGCGACTCGTATGCCTATCGGTACCGACGTGAACTACGGTGAAATCACGCGTCAGCTGGTTGGCGCGATGAAAACCAAATCCAACTTTGCGCTGCACCTGAATTCAGAAGTGCGTGATATCAAGCGTAATGCGGATAACACCTGGAGCGTGACTTACGCCGATCTGAAGAACGGCGAGAAAGAAAGCGTGATTAAGGCGAAGTTTGTCTTTATCGGTGCGGGTGGGGCGGCGTTGCCGTTGTTGCAGAAATCCGGCATTCCTGAGGCCGATCTGTACGGTGGTTTCCCGGTTGGTGGCGAATTCCTGGTGACAGAAAACCCGGAAATCGTGAAGCGCCACATGGCGAAAGTTTACGGTAAAGCCTCCGTCGGTGCGCCACCGATGTCTGTTCCTCATCTGGACACCCGTATTTTTGACGGTAAGCCAGTTCTGCTGTTCGGACCGTTTGCTACGTTCTCCAGCAAGTTCCTGAAAAATGGTTCGCTGTGGGATCTGATCGGTTCCGTGACGTTCTCCAACGTGATGCCAATGACGCACGTCGGTCTGGATAACTTCGATCTGGTGAAGTATCTGGTTGGTCAGGTCATGATGGATGACGACGATCGTTTCGCCTCGCTGCAGGAATACTTCCCGAACGCGAAGAAAGAAGACTGGAGACTGACGATTGCTGGCCAGCGCGTTCAGGTTATCAAGAAAGATGATGACAAAGGCGGCGTGCTGAAGCTGGGTACGGAGATTGTCAGTTCACAAGATGGTTCGATTGCCGCGCTGCTGGGTGCCTCTCCGGGCGCGTCTACCGCCGCGCCGATTATGCTGAGCCTGCTGGAAAAAGTGTTTAAAGATAAAGTTGCGACGCCAGAATGGCAGGGCAAGCTGAAAGAGATCATTCCCTCTTATGGTCAGAAGCTGGACGGTAATATTGAGATGACCAATAAAATCCGCAGCTACACCAGCAGCACGCTGGACCTGGACTATATTGAGGTTAAGCCTGAGTAA
- the mlaA gene encoding phospholipid-binding lipoprotein MlaA — protein MNYRLSGVVFASVLLIGCASSGDRAQEGRSDPLEGFNRTMFSFNYDVLDPYLLRPAAVAWRDYVPTPARNGLGNFFSNLEEPATMVNYFVEGKPYKAMIHFNRFFLNTLLGMGGLIDVASMANPKLAKEESRRFGSTLGHYDVGYGPYLVVPGYGSVTPREDGGGVVDTLYPMLSYLTFWMSAGKWAIEGIETRAQLLDSDGLLRNSSDPYLMVREAYFQRHDFLASDGQLTPQKNPNAAAIEDSLDEIDSEK, from the coding sequence ATGAATTACCGCCTGAGTGGGGTGGTGTTTGCCAGCGTGTTACTGATCGGTTGCGCCAGTTCCGGGGATCGAGCTCAAGAAGGACGTTCTGATCCGCTTGAAGGCTTTAACCGTACCATGTTCAGCTTTAACTATGACGTCCTGGATCCTTATCTGCTGCGTCCTGCGGCGGTGGCCTGGCGCGATTATGTGCCGACGCCCGCGCGTAACGGACTGGGGAACTTCTTCAGCAACCTGGAAGAACCTGCAACGATGGTGAACTACTTCGTTGAAGGCAAGCCGTATAAAGCGATGATTCACTTTAACCGCTTCTTCCTGAATACCTTGCTCGGGATGGGCGGCCTGATTGACGTGGCCTCAATGGCGAACCCGAAACTGGCGAAAGAAGAGTCTCGCCGCTTTGGTAGCACATTGGGTCATTATGACGTGGGCTACGGGCCTTATCTGGTGGTACCTGGTTACGGCAGCGTGACACCTCGTGAAGACGGCGGTGGCGTAGTGGATACGCTGTATCCGATGCTGAGCTATCTGACGTTCTGGATGTCCGCGGGTAAATGGGCTATCGAAGGGATAGAAACGCGAGCACAGCTGTTGGATTCCGACGGTCTGTTGCGTAACTCTTCCGATCCATACCTGATGGTGCGTGAAGCCTACTTCCAGCGGCATGATTTCCTTGCCAGTGATGGACAACTCACCCCGCAGAAGAACCCGAATGCGGCAGCGATTGAAGACTCGCTCGACGAGATCGATTCAGAGAAATAG
- a CDS encoding formate/nitrite transporter family protein, which produces MNPPSESRQIQQEKDKDVAVESEESTQGKAIDVDEDHLPSPAAAIHEEIRQEGQKELERDAIALLWSAIAAGISMGTSFMAVGMLHNHLVGVPGGFLLECFGYTIGFVIVIMARQQLFTENTVTAVLPIMHKPTRSNIYLLGRLWFVVLTGNLIGTALAALAFTYMPVFDGETRVALVDIAMKVMKHSPTEMFANAVVSGWIIATMVWMLPRAYSAKLWIIIIMTWMIAFSNLTHIVAGASEIFYLVFIGHIPWQDFIWPFALPTLAGNIIGGTFIFALISHAQIRNDMSRASHGKRQKAHENEGKEHRQKR; this is translated from the coding sequence ATGAATCCACCTTCAGAATCCAGACAAATCCAGCAAGAGAAAGACAAGGACGTGGCGGTAGAGAGTGAGGAAAGCACACAGGGAAAAGCGATCGATGTAGATGAAGATCACTTGCCTTCCCCCGCCGCTGCGATCCATGAAGAGATTCGTCAGGAAGGGCAAAAGGAGCTGGAACGCGATGCCATAGCGTTACTGTGGTCGGCGATTGCGGCAGGGATCTCTATGGGAACCTCATTCATGGCGGTCGGTATGCTCCACAACCATCTGGTTGGCGTACCCGGCGGCTTTCTGCTGGAGTGCTTCGGTTACACCATCGGCTTTGTGATTGTCATCATGGCACGCCAGCAGCTGTTCACCGAAAACACGGTCACGGCCGTGCTTCCCATCATGCATAAGCCCACACGCAGCAATATCTACCTACTCGGCCGGTTATGGTTTGTCGTGCTGACTGGCAACCTGATTGGTACAGCCTTGGCCGCCCTCGCCTTTACCTACATGCCCGTTTTTGATGGCGAAACGCGGGTGGCTTTGGTCGACATCGCGATGAAGGTCATGAAGCACTCACCAACGGAGATGTTCGCCAATGCCGTCGTCTCTGGATGGATTATTGCCACTATGGTCTGGATGCTGCCGCGCGCTTACTCCGCCAAGCTGTGGATTATCATCATCATGACCTGGATGATTGCCTTCAGTAACCTCACCCACATCGTGGCCGGTGCCTCAGAAATTTTCTATCTGGTGTTTATTGGCCATATTCCCTGGCAAGACTTCATCTGGCCGTTTGCTCTGCCCACGCTGGCGGGGAATATCATCGGCGGCACCTTTATTTTCGCACTCATCAGCCATGCGCAAATCCGCAACGATATGAGTCGTGCATCGCACGGTAAACGTCAGAAGGCGCATGAGAATGAGGGAAAAGAACATCGGCAGAAACGCTGA
- a CDS encoding lysozyme inhibitor LprI family protein, with translation MIKIIIKSLLLIILSSHYVNANNLVCRSPLVIQSLIKEDQEKAQPINDRVSLETIRKIEFEYDIIITKLKTKNNLSCFGKAKIKIPSDVENFLKYYPILENGDPKAKSIYRSNLYLHKKGDEYIVLDRVYYNVHIADNQQETNIMYPHDESVSRTLYGLAWLQENAARLEEQSPRFKYIKAIVEFREADSALNAYWSNLPDYIKGQLKEDARQWIKNKNKKCGAIETIANNNRSMEDQAKIYTCQQQMTRERLVQLGLTENKDKK, from the coding sequence ATGATAAAAATCATAATAAAATCGCTATTGTTGATAATACTTTCATCACACTATGTTAACGCAAATAATCTTGTGTGTCGTAGTCCACTTGTTATTCAGTCGTTAATCAAAGAAGATCAAGAGAAAGCACAGCCCATCAACGATCGTGTATCTTTAGAGACAATTAGAAAAATTGAATTTGAATATGACATCATTATCACAAAACTTAAAACAAAAAATAATCTAAGCTGCTTTGGCAAGGCCAAGATAAAAATCCCATCCGATGTGGAAAATTTTTTAAAGTACTATCCTATTCTGGAGAATGGAGATCCTAAAGCAAAAAGCATTTACCGTTCCAATCTTTACCTACACAAAAAAGGTGATGAATACATCGTATTAGACCGTGTTTATTATAATGTTCATATTGCTGATAATCAGCAAGAAACCAATATTATGTATCCACACGATGAGTCAGTCTCACGCACACTTTATGGCTTGGCCTGGTTACAAGAAAATGCAGCAAGGCTGGAAGAACAATCACCACGTTTTAAATATATTAAAGCCATTGTCGAATTCAGAGAGGCTGATAGTGCGTTAAATGCTTACTGGAGTAATCTGCCCGATTATATTAAGGGGCAGCTGAAAGAAGATGCACGGCAATGGATAAAAAACAAAAATAAAAAATGTGGTGCAATAGAAACTATCGCGAATAACAACCGCTCAATGGAAGATCAGGCAAAAATTTATACCTGCCAACAGCAGATGACCAGGGAAAGGCTGGTGCAGCTTGGATTGACTGAAAACAAGGACAAGAAATGA